The nucleotide window gcgaaaattttataatttatgacgccaaataatatttattaaaaactacataatatcatattacatacagatatttttttttagataatttattttaaacagacCATAACGCGAATTGGTCCGCTGAGCAAGTAGTATCGTTCTTTTTATATGACGCGATCTATACTATAAGCGACATTACGAATATTAAAcgatgtatgaaaaatatacaaatatgtgTGTATGGTAACCTTAACAGTAGGAGCTTAATATTTACAAACGTTTGAATCTTATTACGGAATATCGCAGAGAATAATATGGACGAAAAGCTCATGTTTTCGAACCATAAATCCAttaatttttggaaaaaaaatacaggTTTATTATGCTCATTATGTTCAGTATACAAAATTGTGacgttttataatcaataatctTAAACTACATATCatactgattatttatttattttaatattaagacAATAGTATAATTTCGTCCCCCAAGTTAAATAAATGCAACAGATACGCAAAAATAATagaacgaaaaataaaatataagatatcgttcacaaaacaaatattcttttgttataatatCTAAGGTTGTTGTAGTAAATAATAGTCATGCAAAATGATGTCATCGACCATTCGTCAACTTGATAGCACACAAATATTTGCACCaatattatatactatagattattaataatcaacattacattgatttcaaatcaataaaacatcaaaataattaaactattacgTCCGTCTATAAcgtaatttattcaaaattctcTGTTGATTATTTGTTACTCATAAAGACATTTCAAGATAAATTTCTCAATCCATTCTGTCATATCTTTTTCTTCTGATGTCAAATTTATTACAACTTGCCGCAAAAACCTTACTTTGCAAATTCCATTGGGAAGACATTGCATTTCTAAATTGTAGGTCCACATAGTCTCTGAAAATGCTTCAGCTTTCGCGACATAGTAAATCATTTTGTAGCATTGCAACTTTATCGAAGCACCGCTAACTTCTATTCAATAAGTAGAAGTAATAAAACAGTGTTCTAGAAGTCACGATACGGCCACTCATTAGTGTTCATGATGTGACTTGGCCGCTGCCTTTCCTCAGGAATCCTCTCGTTGGTTTTTTATTGACGTTACTTTGGCTCGTACTCTTGCTCGGCGTCGACTTTGGTCTCAAGCTCGGAATCTGCGACACTCGGATGCCGATCGCCGACTTCTGCTTGGTCGCGGTCGACACCTGCTGCTTCGGCTGACCTTCGAAAGTCGAACTCCTTATCAGCTTCGGCGTTTCAGTCTTATCGCTTTCGATCCACACTCTCTTATCGCTTTTGGCTGGCAATTTCTTCGTCTGCTCAACCTTCTTCCATAGATTCGCTATCTTGCTTTCGACCTCCTTAGTTTTGGAAGACGATATTGAATTTACGCTAGAAGTGCTGCCCTGTCGCGATCCGCGAGCTAGGACTATTGTTTTGCCGCTATCGTTGCTTTGTAGACTGTGGTTTGAAGCGGAGTTTTTCATTGTGGGTTCAGAGTGACGTTTGGATGCGTTTTGCGTGGCCGGCTTGTTTGTCTTACTCGTGGAGGACGATGGCCGAGCGCGGTTGAACTGCGGAAGTCGCGACGGAGACGTGTTGGGCCCAGCTTTAGTTGGCGAGGTCGCTGTCCCGACTCGGGAAATGGGCTTTTTATCGGATATTGGAAGGTCTTTCGCCGGCACGCAACTCTCTTCCTTCGTAAAAGTACCCTGTCTAACTAAAGGTATTGGTTTGGAGACGACCGGAGGTGTTGTCGGTTTTGGAGAAAGTTTTGATGGTGATTTGTTTAGTGCAGTTTTCTTAGGCGAAGTGTTGGCGCTCGTTTTCGTCGCTGGGGTAGTTTTTGGCGGTGGTTTGGCACTGGTGTGAGCTTTAGAGGAACTTGTACTCGGTTTTATAGCTATGCTAGACTTCGGCGATGTTTTCGCCGGTGGCGTTAGCGGTTTTTTTGGACTCGGCGCGGTTCTTCTGTAAGGTGAGACGTACATAGCTTTTTTTCGACCTCGGACGACTTTCGGTGCTTCGTGTTCTTTTTCACCGGAATCATTCGAGTCCAGACTTTCGTCTCTTCTCTCGGGTTTGATTATTTTCGGTTTCGGCCTAGAAGACGGCGTTTCCGAGTCAGACTCTGAATGTACTTTGTCTTCCGAATTGCTGTCGCCCTCGTAACTGGCGAAGTCGCTGCTGCTCGGATGTTGGCTCTTATCTGACTGCAGCGTTCGTCTGTAAGACGCAGTCATTTCTATGTTTTTCAAATTGTTTACGACGCACATGTCGACGGCTGCAGGACTTTCTATAACTggtaaataatttctaaaactCTTCGTATACGTTTTCAATTGCGCAGAATTCAATTCAAAGTCATCTTCGTTGTGCCCGCTGTCCACATCTCTGAATACGTCGTCACTTTGTCGGTCATCGAGTATTTGCTGATGATTTAGCTCGTTAGAGGATAAGCTATCGTAACCCGTAGTTGTCTCGAGGTTTTCGAAATTTGCATCTTTAGTGACGAACGTCGGTGAGGGTGGTATGTCCTCGCTTAACGTTCTGGTTCTAAACCTTTCAGCGTCTTCTATGCGTCTCTGCTTTAACGTTTTCTTCGCAGCCAACCGTTGTTTTAGACTTTCTATATGCGGATTCGGCTGGTCTACGGACTGGGACGCCTCTTGCGAACTGAGAATATTTTGAATATCGACAGTTTGTGTTTGATAACGCGATCTATCTTCCATTCTTCTCTGTTTCGCACTGAGCCGTCTCTTCGTTTTCGGTTCAGAAGTGGCCGTCACGTATTCGTCTGATTTATCACTTTCAGATTTAGTCCACGTCACAAATTCTTCTTTCTCCACTTCCAAGACCACATCACTCTCCGACACCGTGTCTGTGATGGTGTAAGTCTGGTATCTGTGTTTGGCTGcaattcttttttcttttggtGTTAAATACTTTTGATCCCGTTGTCTCTTCGGCGTGGATTCTACGCTGCTTATGTCGGAAGGCAGAGGCGTACAGGTTTCGGAGCCCGACGGAATATCGGTTATAACGTTCAAAGTGTTCGATATACAATCATCGTAAATATTATGAGCTGTCGTCGGTTCGAGTTCTAGCGTCGATTCCGCCATTTCGTCGAACAAAGATGGAGGATTGACTTTGTCTAAATCGTGGAAGACACTCGTGAAAGTAGTGCAGAGGGGGAAGTCTTGCACTGGCTGTTTGAAGTCGAATATGATTGGCGTCTTACTATCTCTCGTTTCGGCCACCTCGGAAACAATACTCGACACCGACACCATGCTTCCGCTCATGTCGATGTGTTCCATTTCGGAGGGCGGCTTTACATTATCTAGGAAACTCAGAGAAAGACTGTCGAGGTGTTCAGAGCTTCCTTGGTGCATCGAATTGCTCAGAGCTCGCTTCACCATTAAAGCTACAGGCAAAGATTTCTTTCGACTCTTCTGTGATTTTTTAGAACTTTGGGATTGCGACTCGTCCCAATGACCTGACGCACTGAGTGAGAGCAAACTCCCTAGATTCGAAGGCGGTTTGACGTTATCTAAATCCATAGACGTGAGAGACGTAGCACTATGGTCCATAGCGAATTGCGCATTCTTCAATTGAGCCGCTAGTCTGGCTGCCTCTTTTTCTATAGCAGAGGACAAAATTGAATCGAATTTCTGTTCACCGTCGTCGACTAGCGACGTGAAACTTGGCTCCGGAACGTTCTCTAACATTAATTTGTCGTCCGCCTTTCCATCGTCGCTCGTGACTAAATCTCCATCAAGTTTATCGGTCAAATCAAGTTTAGAGAACATTTTCGGAACCTCAGTCTTTTCTAGTAAATCAGGGAGCGCCATGGCGGCGTCCACGATTTCGCTTCTCAAGGACGAAACCAAGTGGACGGAACCGCTTATGGTCGGGAACGTGACGTCATCGGGACAAGTGTTTTCATTCCACGTATCATTCTCGTTACTTTTCTTGGACAAATCGTCAAAGTTCATCTGACTATCTGTACATTTAATGTCTGTCCATTCAAGCTTATGTTTGTTTTTCCTAGTCAGTGTCGCAACGTCGTAATCTTTAGATTTTTCTTCCTCGTCACTCCAAGAACCGTCTAGAACGTCGGCGTACGATTCATTGGATCTGTTTAGCTCGTCCCTTTCAGACTCGACGGTCGTGTTACAGGATTTGGGAGCTAAACATTCGTTGGAGTGATCCATTTCATTGCTGTCGGATTCTAGTGTTGTGTTTCCGGAATCGATAGTCGCCATTTCGTTGGAGCGATCGAATATCGACACGTTGGAATCGTTCAGCGTGATCTCGATGGTGCTGTCGATGGCGGAGTCGTAATCAGAGCCAGTGTTGCCTCGCGCGTTGTCGGCGCGCGCGTCTGCGGCCGCGAGAACCGCAGACGGCGCCGGAACGTTTTTTGACTGGCCTTTTTGATTACCCGCCTCCCCGGGTTTGATTTCCCCCGCCCCCCGCGCTATGACCTCCTCTAGAATCGCCCTATCCTTGCTGTACTCTTCGCCCACCATCTTATCCAATGCCCCCTGCTTCGTATCTTTGCGTCGCCTGCGATGGGATTCCCGGATTTCCAACCTGTCATCGCTCCGTACCCTCAATTTCTCGTCACGTTTTTTCGGCTGAGGTTTCGACATCCCCATACGCACGCACCGTTCGAACACCTCCTTGTCGGTGGACCCAAACGAGTCGTTGCTCAGAGAGCTGAGGGAGTTACTCCTCTCTAATCGCCGCGGATCGTCTATCCTGGCCGGTAAACTGGGAGGGCCGTCGTCGTAAAATCGAGAATGGTGTTTAAATCTCGAGTGATGCATCGACTCTCCGTGGTAGGAGTAAGGCGATCTAGAGACGTTAGCCAGCTCTTCCAACTTCTTAACTTTGCTGGTAGACTTGATGCTGTACGCTCCGGAAGCGAGATTTCTCTCGAACTCCGGGTCTCTCACTTTGGGGCCGCGATGGGAGATTTTGTCGCTTCTGTCTAGCGATTTGTGGTGTCTGCCCTGTCTAGTCACTTCGGTTTTCCTCTCCACCGAGTGCGCCTTACCTTTGCTGTCGAGGTCGAATTCCGCTCTCGGGTTGACGCTCGAGAGTCCAGCTTTGACGGTCTCCTCGAATATCTCTCGATCAGTGGAACCGAAGGAATCCAGGCTGAGGGAGCTGAGGGAGTCGTTCCTGATGAGGTGCTGCGCTGTGGGCAGTTTCGGCCTCTCGCGGTGGGTCTTTTCTAATTGCCGACTTTCATGTCTGCGACCTGGACAAAAATCAAGATGTTTACTTTGCCTGCATGGCTTTGGCTATTGGCATGTTATTAAGTAACATGAAGCATAAGTTTTAAGATTAATGCGCTTGGAATGTCACCGGCAACCATACCTTTGTATGTATTTAGTTTTGTTGCCGGATTTCTTCAATGTAAGGCTTCCACATACCTTCTAGTAGTGGATGATCTTCCATGGGCGGAGGTCTGGGCGGCGCCTCGGGGTTGCGCACCTTGGGCGGCAGCGGCGGCGGCAGCGGACTGCTGCTGTTAACATAACCTATGTTATTGCACAAGTACTAACACGTATATGGTTAGACTATTGAGTCTTTTAGTTGAGAGGTCTTTGGTTCGATTCTCAGCTCATGTTAGGAAGCAACGATGAGAGAAAtatgacatcatcatcatatcagccgatggacgtccactgcaggacatagaccttttgtagggacttccaaatgatcctgagccgcctgcatctagcgaatgtctgcgactcgcttgatgtccagACCACCTGGTAGGaagtcaaccaacactgcgctttctagtagtgcagggtcgccattccagcaccttgggactccaacgtccatcggctcttcgaaccttgtgccccgcccatttccCCAAAGTttccaacatagctcaacgagtcgcgaagctgaagtggcaattgggaACATAGATATAtgtatgattaataataattaatgattattatccAGGAATGTACCTTTCCCGGACATTTCTCCCGAAGTCGCGCGACATCATGACGGTCTCCGTCGACGAGCGCAGGTACGGCGGCAGCGACCTCtgcacaaacaaaacaaaagtattAACAAAACATTACGAGTTCCTCGATTAAGGATGGTCTTAAAATTGTTGACTTGAGcccagttgtttgttaggcagcgtgcaataatgttttgttgtaattattgataatgtgttatgttgtaattattgatcataaattgtttattgtggGCATGGAGATCATGTTACACAGGGGAGAACATGTCGGTTAAAAGTGAGTGTCAATGTATTCTCTTGGGATCCCTTAAGCCTACACCCAAAATCACAAGTCCGAGGActtgctcgagatgtttcctctaccacaaaatgatgtaCAATCACTGTCGATGCTACCCGTCCCGTTACACTATTACAATATTTCTTAACACGTATGGGTGTCCCAGTACATAACATAAAGCTTATTAAAATTCCCGATATGTGTTTGTTTTCTTTGTAAGATATTGTGGCAATTAAGATACAATTTCATAATGGGAGTCTCTTGGGACTGTTAGATACGTTACGTGCCCACAAAATTACTCCAAAGACTCTAGTATAGGGAAGGTTATGTCTGCAGCGTCTTAACCGTGGTAACAATCAAGGGTTAATATTAAGGTATAAACCTATACTAACATAGATGTCATCTCTAAACGGATTCACGGATGACACGTCAGAGGGTGGCCCTTTGTTTTTCACCACCtgtaacaatttattaatattaaatattagaatGGAcggatggatgatgatgatgatcatgacgATGATTATGATAAGAATATCATTAAACAGTGGCTCATGGGGTCCATTAGGCCTCTAGATTTCCCGACACGAGAGAAAAACAAATGTagcgaccaatagcggcgcaatAAATGTGTGATGCCAAACCACATAAGCCAATCACCAACCAACGGACCAACGAGACAAGTTTCTGCGCATGGGTCAACTTATAAGCCGcgttctatagcttggcaaattcgtttgtaacactcccgatggcccACGCGCGTCGCGAGGGGGGTAGatatgccccgcgcgcacgacttcatacccacgcagtccttccctctgccccgcgtacgacttcacacccgcgcagtccttccccccgtcgcccgcttaTCATGGTAGTTACTATACCTGCATGATGCCCTTCTGTATGCACTGCTGCAGCAGCTCGCCGTCGCTGGCCGCGTCGCTGTCCGACGAGTGGATGCCGCCCGTGGACTCCCAGTCGCCGCATGAATctgcaaaaaaaaatgaagaCTAACCGGACGCCCCGTGATTTCAGTCGCATAGACCCATTCCCGTGAGAttagggggataaaatatagcctatgacattcacaaataacgtggctttctagtgataaaagaattatcCGAATCTGTTCATTAGTACCATGGATTTCCTccaacaacaccacaaactttacctctttattctTATAAAGAGACTAATATTTTAGTAGACTTGCCGTGATTATATCCTGGATTATCAAATTACGCCATTTTTAATTCTGGACAAATTTTCTTGCGGGATTTGTTGAAAAATTtgttgtctgttttttttattaatcctcAAAAAGTTTGCAAATagtttgataatttatttaccttTGCTGTCGTTGACTTCATTAGTAGAGGGCATCTCTGGTGGCGAACTGGAACAAATATATGAACAATATTAGTATGGGCCTTTCCATGAAAGAAGCCCAGACGCGGTGctaatgtatattaataataataataattgtttattcaaAGGTAAAAAACACccagtataaaatatacaaatagagtataaaaataataaataatacatgctaaattacaataattgattGGCTTAACAAGTATATCCGTATAAAGCCAATGTACTCGTATGCTCAGTTACTTCCTGTTAGGCTTTTGATGTACTGAGAGCcaatgcttgtaaattgagcagTACGAGAAAGTCGTATAAAGTATATCGGTTTGTGTGGTTAAATGGCAacatggtcaacaacttctaatttacTAAAAGATTAAGAAagaagttacattttatttgtcaGTGCATATAAGCTAATTatatgaaagttatataaacaaatctaAAAGTAATTGATTCTCTAGTTGGTACatcaaaacatcgatcaagtaatagGTTACTCTGTGTATAGTCCACACACATGTGGACACATACTCACACacatgtgtaaaaattacacagactaacaaacactcATTTGTgtgtattatgatttaaatttatagtagtgtgtagtgtaaagacacaaaatatattagtGTTCAATATTGTTAATGTTTGAGTTTACCTTGGCCCTCTCAAAAAATGACAAACgattttatttgtgaatttgaGTGTCATACTCTTCcttttgtaattggtctgagacctaTGCCTATAGATCAAGTAGtactataaaaacatttaattcatgacaatttatttcaat belongs to Bicyclus anynana chromosome 10, ilBicAnyn1.1, whole genome shotgun sequence and includes:
- the LOC112047899 gene encoding adenomatous polyposis coli protein isoform X3 — its product is MRGNRSRTSGSEDYGVNPPACGLENEVMVDTWSSMDSSNSPLTDSGPSASDDCPPSTSNEPPRRPVQASSPIAPDTRCTADPKDTKSKYPKNVIPKTDKARTRDLTLDFDNIDSEHIPRRPHFLDDDYHLPSKSNIECRIPKPHFLDHSPSPDEFDERSDITNPNFLDDEVDGDDNQAQKKAGAFPKRPNKIQSSNYTSQEDRPHRTNYRSTLHYGLESAARSSERDKRASQLYRGTWPGERDVWTAHDSSSVRSFSSNGSDCARPSSNLENKMECVCSLISLLSLSPENNADLSGPLLDMSRSVESCVAMRQAGCIPLLVQLIHSKVSRETRDRAAKALRNIIHTQTDDKAGRREARVWRLLEQVREYCYVLEDLVEARKEGKEAIEDDVTKHPSQSVAALMKLSFDEEHRHVVCQLGGLQALAALVSGDQAAHGSRTDDNTCLTMRKYAGMTLTNLTFGDGNNKSLLCSFKDFMLALVEQLESPNDDMRQVTAAVLRNLSWRADTNSKQVLREVGAVKGLTKAAMTCQKEATLKSVLSALWNLTAHCSMNKVALCSVDGALGFLVDMLSYNSPTKTLAIVENAGGIMRNVSSHIAVREDYRQILRERNCLSVLLQHLKSPSLTVVSNSCGTLWNLSARCPQDQQFLWDHGAVPMLRSLIHSKHKMIAMGSSAALKNLLNSKPGKTHIISLDTTARSMNLPALPTLGARKQKALEQELDQNLAETCDNIEPATSPSTSNREEKNLFTATERQIAMNLERHRMTSSSPLMGNLSSQISLSHSAHLASYLSCSNTLLKGALVSRSSEGSSTNVNRSESKDSVTSTHSDSVFERGVRTGKVPVPTPRSKDLMKMDTGSDTFNGSKTLSKDATYLRYTGQPPIPPPRSSTDMRTNYTESGYDVDQDSCDQPIDFSRKYSETKTESEPVEKPKTEAKKYTKKEPNTFGDYQETDLDQPTDYSLRYAEHQSETGSDISEPPAPSVHEDTIKHFATEGTPYETPIIFSTATSMSDLRIIGKDGKPKTSSVKEHPEVMTHSDEKDTCSIEDPPRHDNDIAISTPPTASISEPIVEKRGVFDTKFSSGMISPEKPVNYCDEGTPGYFSRVSSLSSLGEPTEEDSLAKKNARASINVEPSPQEQSTSSSGKDKEGSKAVTFAQEPVSIAQEASGAASPQRFIEDTPLMFSRSSSLGSLPECSQQDDQGSVVSEVSRLTSGCISPSEIPDSPGQSVPLSPRSRHAPAVVRTAPTTPPLAEGVNISVFDERPARFVVEHTPAQFSANTSLSSLTINDEPKVSCNCAHHPNVSPLDERPARFVVEHTPAQFSANTSLSSLTINDEPKLPLLLEDITKESNSEMTSPPTEDVPNSSHGDDVNSPPEMPSTNEVNDSKDSCGDWESTGGIHSSDSDAASDGELLQQCIQKGIMQVVKNKGPPSDVSSVNPFRDDIYRSLPPYLRSSTETVMMSRDFGRNVRESSSPLPPPLPPKVRNPEAPPRPPPMEDHPLLEGRRHESRQLEKTHRERPKLPTAQHLIRNDSLSSLSLDSFGSTDREIFEETVKAGLSSVNPRAEFDLDSKGKAHSVERKTEVTRQGRHHKSLDRSDKISHRGPKVRDPEFERNLASGAYSIKSTSKVKKLEELANVSRSPYSYHGESMHHSRFKHHSRFYDDGPPSLPARIDDPRRLERSNSLSSLSNDSFGSTDKEVFERCVRMGMSKPQPKKRDEKLRVRSDDRLEIRESHRRRRKDTKQGALDKMVGEEYSKDRAILEEVIARGAGEIKPGEAGNQKGQSKNVPAPSAVLAAADARADNARGNTGSDYDSAIDSTIEITLNDSNVSIFDRSNEMATIDSGNTTLESDSNEMDHSNECLAPKSCNTTVESERDELNRSNESYADVLDGSWSDEEEKSKDYDVATLTRKNKHKLEWTDIKCTDSQMNFDDLSKKSNENDTWNENTCPDDVTFPTISGSVHLVSSLRSEIVDAAMALPDLLEKTEVPKMFSKLDLTDKLDGDLVTSDDGKADDKLMLENVPEPSFTSLVDDGEQKFDSILSSAIEKEAARLAAQLKNAQFAMDHSATSLTSMDLDNVKPPSNLGSLLSLSASGHWDESQSQSSKKSQKSRKKSLPVALMVKRALSNSMHQGSSEHLDSLSLSFLDNVKPPSEMEHIDMSGSMVSVSSIVSEVAETRDSKTPIIFDFKQPVQDFPLCTTFTSVFHDLDKVNPPSLFDEMAESTLELEPTTAHNIYDDCISNTLNVITDIPSGSETCTPLPSDISSVESTPKRQRDQKYLTPKEKRIAAKHRYQTYTITDTVSESDVVLEVEKEEFVTWTKSESDKSDEYVTATSEPKTKRRLSAKQRRMEDRSRYQTQTVDIQNILSSQEASQSVDQPNPHIESLKQRLAAKKTLKQRRIEDAERFRTRTLSEDIPPSPTFVTKDANFENLETTTGYDSLSSNELNHQQILDDRQSDDVFRDVDSGHNEDDFELNSAQLKTYTKSFRNYLPVIESPAAVDMCVVNNLKNIEMTASYRRTLQSDKSQHPSSSDFASYEGDSNSEDKVHSESDSETPSSRPKPKIIKPERRDESLDSNDSGEKEHEAPKVVRGRKKAMYVSPYRRTAPSPKKPLTPPAKTSPKSSIAIKPSTSSSKAHTSAKPPPKTTPATKTSANTSPKKTALNKSPSKLSPKPTTPPVVSKPIPLVRQGTFTKEESCVPAKDLPISDKKPISRVGTATSPTKAGPNTSPSRLPQFNRARPSSSTSKTNKPATQNASKRHSEPTMKNSASNHSLQSNDSGKTIVLARGSRQGSTSSVNSISSSKTKEVESKIANLWKKVEQTKKLPAKSDKRVWIESDKTETPKLIRSSTFEGQPKQQVSTATKQKSAIGIRVSQIPSLRPKSTPSKSTSQSNVNKKPTRGFLRKGSGQVTS
- the LOC112047899 gene encoding adenomatous polyposis coli protein isoform X1; the protein is MNRDYYKVMYTNKNSNRNVMDTRDVLDNDTEFNANRFKLYDDFATDLRFNFSALRNFHEVVRSDGYRRRGDPNDSGVDVENGNPLDDTTASNDSDLLENEVMVDTWSSMDSSNSPLTDSGPSASDDCPPSTSNEPPRRPVQASSPIAPDTRCTADPKDTKSKYPKNVIPKTDKARTRDLTLDFDNIDSEHIPRRPHFLDDDYHLPSKSNIECRIPKPHFLDHSPSPDEFDERSDITNPNFLDDEVDGDDNQAQKKAGAFPKRPNKIQSSNYTSQEDRPHRTNYRSTLHYGLESAARSSERDKRASQLYRGTWPGERDVWTAHDSSSVRSFSSNGSDCARPSSNLENKMECVCSLISLLSLSPENNADLSGPLLDMSRSVESCVAMRQAGCIPLLVQLIHSKVSRETRDRAAKALRNIIHTQTDDKAGRREARVWRLLEQVREYCYVLEDLVEARKEGKEAIEDDVTKHPSQSVAALMKLSFDEEHRHVVCQLGGLQALAALVSGDQAAHGSRTDDNTCLTMRKYAGMTLTNLTFGDGNNKSLLCSFKDFMLALVEQLESPNDDMRQVTAAVLRNLSWRADTNSKQVLREVGAVKGLTKAAMTCQKEATLKSVLSALWNLTAHCSMNKVALCSVDGALGFLVDMLSYNSPTKTLAIVENAGGIMRNVSSHIAVREDYRQILRERNCLSVLLQHLKSPSLTVVSNSCGTLWNLSARCPQDQQFLWDHGAVPMLRSLIHSKHKMIAMGSSAALKNLLNSKPGKTHIISLDTTARSMNLPALPTLGARKQKALEQELDQNLAETCDNIEPATSPSTSNREEKNLFTATERQIAMNLERHRMTSSSPLMGNLSSQISLSHSAHLASYLSCSNTLLKGALVSRSSEGSSTNVNRSESKDSVTSTHSDSVFERGVRTGKVPVPTPRSKDLMKMDTGSDTFNGSKTLSKDATYLRYTGQPPIPPPRSSTDMRTNYTESGYDVDQDSCDQPIDFSRKYSETKTESEPVEKPKTEAKKYTKKEPNTFGDYQETDLDQPTDYSLRYAEHQSETGSDISEPPAPSVHEDTIKHFATEGTPYETPIIFSTATSMSDLRIIGKDGKPKTSSVKEHPEVMTHSDEKDTCSIEDPPRHDNDIAISTPPTASISEPIVEKRGVFDTKFSSGMISPEKPVNYCDEGTPGYFSRVSSLSSLGEPTEEDSLAKKNARASINVEPSPQEQSTSSSGKDKEGSKAVTFAQEPVSIAQEASGAASPQRFIEDTPLMFSRSSSLGSLPECSQQDDQGSVVSEVSRLTSGCISPSEIPDSPGQSVPLSPRSRHAPAVVRTAPTTPPLAEGVNISVFDERPARFVVEHTPAQFSANTSLSSLTINDEPKVSCNCAHHPNVSPLDERPARFVVEHTPAQFSANTSLSSLTINDEPKLPLLLEDITKESNSEMTSPPTEDVPNSSHGDDVNSPPEMPSTNEVNDSKDSCGDWESTGGIHSSDSDAASDGELLQQCIQKGIMQVVKNKGPPSDVSSVNPFRDDIYRSLPPYLRSSTETVMMSRDFGRNVRESSSPLPPPLPPKVRNPEAPPRPPPMEDHPLLEGRRHESRQLEKTHRERPKLPTAQHLIRNDSLSSLSLDSFGSTDREIFEETVKAGLSSVNPRAEFDLDSKGKAHSVERKTEVTRQGRHHKSLDRSDKISHRGPKVRDPEFERNLASGAYSIKSTSKVKKLEELANVSRSPYSYHGESMHHSRFKHHSRFYDDGPPSLPARIDDPRRLERSNSLSSLSNDSFGSTDKEVFERCVRMGMSKPQPKKRDEKLRVRSDDRLEIRESHRRRRKDTKQGALDKMVGEEYSKDRAILEEVIARGAGEIKPGEAGNQKGQSKNVPAPSAVLAAADARADNARGNTGSDYDSAIDSTIEITLNDSNVSIFDRSNEMATIDSGNTTLESDSNEMDHSNECLAPKSCNTTVESERDELNRSNESYADVLDGSWSDEEEKSKDYDVATLTRKNKHKLEWTDIKCTDSQMNFDDLSKKSNENDTWNENTCPDDVTFPTISGSVHLVSSLRSEIVDAAMALPDLLEKTEVPKMFSKLDLTDKLDGDLVTSDDGKADDKLMLENVPEPSFTSLVDDGEQKFDSILSSAIEKEAARLAAQLKNAQFAMDHSATSLTSMDLDNVKPPSNLGSLLSLSASGHWDESQSQSSKKSQKSRKKSLPVALMVKRALSNSMHQGSSEHLDSLSLSFLDNVKPPSEMEHIDMSGSMVSVSSIVSEVAETRDSKTPIIFDFKQPVQDFPLCTTFTSVFHDLDKVNPPSLFDEMAESTLELEPTTAHNIYDDCISNTLNVITDIPSGSETCTPLPSDISSVESTPKRQRDQKYLTPKEKRIAAKHRYQTYTITDTVSESDVVLEVEKEEFVTWTKSESDKSDEYVTATSEPKTKRRLSAKQRRMEDRSRYQTQTVDIQNILSSQEASQSVDQPNPHIESLKQRLAAKKTLKQRRIEDAERFRTRTLSEDIPPSPTFVTKDANFENLETTTGYDSLSSNELNHQQILDDRQSDDVFRDVDSGHNEDDFELNSAQLKTYTKSFRNYLPVIESPAAVDMCVVNNLKNIEMTASYRRTLQSDKSQHPSSSDFASYEGDSNSEDKVHSESDSETPSSRPKPKIIKPERRDESLDSNDSGEKEHEAPKVVRGRKKAMYVSPYRRTAPSPKKPLTPPAKTSPKSSIAIKPSTSSSKAHTSAKPPPKTTPATKTSANTSPKKTALNKSPSKLSPKPTTPPVVSKPIPLVRQGTFTKEESCVPAKDLPISDKKPISRVGTATSPTKAGPNTSPSRLPQFNRARPSSSTSKTNKPATQNASKRHSEPTMKNSASNHSLQSNDSGKTIVLARGSRQGSTSSVNSISSSKTKEVESKIANLWKKVEQTKKLPAKSDKRVWIESDKTETPKLIRSSTFEGQPKQQVSTATKQKSAIGIRVSQIPSLRPKSTPSKSTSQSNVNKKPTRGFLRKGSGQVTS